CTGTGCTAAGGAAAGAGGCTTCAAACTGTGATGGTGCCAGATAAACACCTCTTTCAAGCATTAATCTATAAAATTTGTTAAATAATTCAAGGTCTGAGGATTTAGCATCTTCAAAATTTTTCACCTCTTTGTCGGTAAAGAACATAGTTATCATTGAACCTACCCTGTTAACAGTAGCTTTTACACCGTATTTGTCTATTAGATAATTAAAACCATCTTCTAATTTTTTCCCTTTTTGATCCAACTCAGGATATGGATTTTTCTCTTTGAGAATCTGAAGTTGTCTTAGCCCGGCAGCCATAGCAAGAGGGTTTCCTGACAGAGTTCCTGCCTGATATACAGGACCTTCCGGGGCGACATGCATCATTATCTCTTTTTTCCCTCCGTATGCTCCTACAGGCAGACCAGCTCCAATAACTTTTCCCATTGTTGTTAAATCAGGGTCAATTTCATAAAGTTCCTGTGCACCTCCCAGCGCAAGTCTAAATCCTGTCATCACCTCATCCCATATTAAAAGAGCTCCGTACTCTCTGGTAAGTTCTCTTAACCTTGTATGATACTCTTTTGGTGGAGCTACAACACCCATGTTTCCGGCAACAGGTTCAAGTATTACACAGGCTATATCATCTCCATGTTTTCTGAAGGCTTCCTCAACAGCATCTATATCGTTATAAGGTAAAACTATAGTTAACTGTGCCAGCTCTTCAGGTATTCCGGGAGTTCCGGGAATTCCCAAAGTCGCCACTCCTGAACCAGCAGAGACAAGAAGAGAATCGCCATGCCCGTGATAACAGCCTTCGAATTTTATTATCTTCTTTTTCCCTGTGTAGCCCCTTGCAAGTCTAATAGCTGACATGGTTGCTTCTGTTCCAGAATTGACGAATCTGACCATTTCAACTGAAGGTACTGCCTCAACAACAGCTTTTGCCATTTCGATCTCAAGCTCTGTCGGAGCACCAAAACTGGTACCATAATTGGAAACATGTTTTATAGCATTTATTATTTGATCATTGGCATGACCGAGGATAAGTGGTCCCCATGATAATACATAGTCTATAAACTCATTTCCATCTACATCCCATACGCGACTTCCCTTTCCTTTCTCTATGAAAAGAGGCTCCATCCCCAGAGCTTTGAATGCTCTAACCGGTGAATTAACCCCTCCAACAAGATATTTTTGTGCTTCTTTAAACAGTGCTCTAGATTTATCTGTTTTCATAGCTTCCCTCGTTTTTTTGAATAATTATACCAGAGATAAATATTGAATATAAAAGGCAAAAAAAGTATGGTTTAATCTGAATATATATTTTCTAATTCTCCTTCCGGTCTGGTTTTCCATCTTTTATGTACCCAGAAATACTGGTCTGGATGTTTTCTTACAGCGTCTTCTATCTCCTTTGTATACGCCTGAACAAGATTTTTTATGGATCTGTCTGTGTCTTCTGATTTCTTCCAGTTTATTTCTTTAATAATTCCTCTATAGACTTTTGTTTCATAATCATAATACTGATATGCAAAGAACACAGGAACTCCATACCTGACAGCAAGTTTGGCAGGAAAAGAAACAGTTGATGCTGGTAGACCAAAAAAATCCACAAATACGCCTCTGTGTCTCAAAGCGTTCTGGTCAGCAAGAAAAACAACTGTCTTTTCATCTTTTAAAGACTTAAGGAAATCCTTGAGAGGTTGATCATGAAATATTATCTTCATACCTGAAGATTCTCTTATTTCTGTGATAAGCTGATTTAGCTTCTTATTTTTTATTCTGTAGGCAAGGGAGACCACATTTCCATACATGTATGAAAGTCCTGCTCCTCCTATCTCCCAATTTCCAATATGGGCTGTGATTATAATTTTTCCTCCTTCTATTTCTAATATTTCTCTACCTTTCTCTACTGTAAATATATCTTTTATCTGCCCTGTTTTAATGTAATCTGGTATCTTTGAAAACTCTGTTAATGTCCTTCCAATATTCTGTAGTGAGCTTTTTCCTGTTTTCTTTTTCCAATTTAAATCCTTTTCAGGAAAAGCTATATCAAGATTTTTCAGAATCACCTTCTTTCTGTAGCCTGCGTTCCAGAAAAGGGAGCCGATAAGCTCACCTAAACGAAGATTACTCTCTCTGTCAAGAGAACTAAAAACTGAAAAGAGAGCTTTTGCCAGTAGATATGTCATTAAATCTCACCTATTTTTTTCAGTACCTCTAAAGCCCTCTCAAATATTTTTTTATCTGTAGGATACGTTAATGTTTTTTCCACCTCTTTTAGAGGTATAAATTTAGCTTCATCTATCTCTTCTTTTTGAGGAATTATATCTCCTCCTTTATATCTCATAAGGTAATAGTAAACAAACTTGTGAATTCTGTACAGTTCCATACTGTACCAGTAGTCTACCTCTCCGAGATACTCAACTATCTCAGCATCCACTCCTGTTTCTTCCTTTACCTCCCTCAAAGCTGCTTCAGCTCTCGGCTCTCCCCTTTCAATGTTGCCTTTTGGAAAGCTCCATCTGTTTTTCACTCTGATAAGAAGAATCTCAATTTCTCCTTCCTCATTCTTTCTGTAAACAACTCCACCGGCAGAAAACTCCCATTTTGTTTCCATTCACCCACCTCACTTCATATAGATTAATATGAAAGTAGTTATTATAACCGAGCCTATTATATTCATAAAGAAACCTACCTTAACCATCTTACTTAGAGGAACAAGTCTGCTTCCATATATAATGGCGTTAGGAGGTGTTGCGATAGGAAGCATAAATGCAAAACTTGCAGCAATAATGATACCAAATATAGGATAGAAAAGATCAATATTCAATTCTTTCAGTATTCCAATTAATATAGGTGCAAATGTTATCACTGTAGCGGTATTGGAGCTTATCTCTGTCAAAAATATCATGGAAATAACAAGAATGAAAATAAATAAAACCACAAATTCAGGAGATACAATAGCAGCCACATGTTTACCTATATAAGCAGCAAGACCTGTTTTTATAATAAGTTTTCCAAGGGCTATACCACCACCAAAAAGAAGTATTGTGTCCCAGTCGAGTTCTTTCAAATCTTTTGCCGTTAGTGTTCCTTCTCCCTTTTTTGCAGGAAGAAGGAAAAGAAGTATAGCTGCAATCAGAGCAACTACAGCTTCAGGTATATGTGCTTTTAGGAAACTGTACAGTTCTTTATTTCCCAGTAAATTTGCCAGCCCCGGAATAATCCATAAAAATGCTGCCAGAAAAAACACAAAAACAGTGTTTTTTTCTCCAAGAGAGATTCTTGGGAGTTCTTTTTTTTCTTCTGCTATTAATTTCTTTATTTTATGGTAATCGAGTTTAAAATTTCTGACATGGAATTTTATGTAAAGAAGCATACTTATATAACTCAGAACAGTGATAGGAGCAGCAAGCAAGAACCATTTTAAAAAGTCAACATCATACCCTTCTTCTTTCAGAAAACCAGCACCTATAAGGTTCGTGGGAGTTCCTATAAGAGTTGTTGCTCCACCAATAGAGGCAGAATAAGCTACAGCAAGAAGGGCAAAAACAGCAAACTTACCTGTCTCTCCTATCTTTTTTTGTCTGAACATATGAACTATTCCCAGAACAAGAGGCAGAAGCATTGCTGTTGTCGCTGTATTGCTAACCCACATAGAGAGAATAAAAGCTATTATAGAAAAACCAGCTATAAGTCTTATAGGACTTTTAAGAAAAAATTCTTTTGAAAGAAGGTTCAGAGCAAATCTCCTGTCAAGACCATGTTTTGTCATTGCCTGTGCAATAAGAAAACTGCCTATAAAAAGAAGAATTACAGGATGTCCGAGACTTAAAAATGCCTCTTTTATACTTACAACTCCAAAGACAACAGCAGCTGTAACTCCTAAAAGCGCAGTTATAGATAAAGGTATAACTTCTGTGAGCCAGAATACTATACAGAAAACCATTATAGAAAAAACTATATGAGCATCTGTAGGAAGATCTAAAGGCATAAGGTAGACCAAAACAGAAAGAAAGGGAGCTAAAATTAGCCCTATCTCTCTCCTGAATTTTTCAATAGATTTAATGCTCATATTTCTTCGTCTTCCACCCTTATAAGTACTGTCTTTTCAACGGTTATCTTCTCTTGTTCTATTTCTTTTATTGCTTTTTGTATATTATTTTCAGATGCTGTATGTGTCAAAATAACAAGAGGAACTACTTTTTCTTTTTTCTCTCCGGTAAAGGAGAGAACTTTCTCTTTTTGAATCACAGCAGCAATACTTATACTGTATTTTGCGAAAACGGCAGCAACTCTGGCCAATACTCCTGTAACATCAGGAACTGTAAATCTCAGATAATACCGTGTATAAAAGTCTGAAACTTTAGTTAAACTCAGATCTTTATGTTCCCAGTTCATAGAGGTGACTTCTATCTCTCTTCCAACCCCAAGGGCTATGCTTTTCCCGATATCAACAATATCACTTATAACAGAGCTTGCCGTTGGAAGACTTCCAGCTCCTTTACCGTAAAACATCGTTTCTCCTACAGAATCTCCTTCTACCATGACAGCGTTATAAACACCATCAACTTTAGCAAGGGGATGTTCTGAAGGTAAAAATGTAGGATGAACTCTTACTTCTATCTCTCCATTATGACTTTTTGCTATAGCAAGGAGTTTTAGCGTATATCCTAATTCTCTACCTAATGAGATGTCTAAATTGTTTACCTTCTCGATCCCCTCTACATAAATGCCTGAAAAATCAATGAATCCTCCGTAGGAAAGAGATGCAAGTATAGCTATCTTATGGGCAGCATCAGTCCCATTAATATCAAGTGTAGGGTCAGCCTCTGCATATCCAAGTTCCTGTGCTTCCTTCAAAACAGAATTAAAATCTTTTTTCTCCTTTAACATTTTTGTCAGTATATAATTTGTTGTCCCATTCAGAATACCGTAGATTCTTTCTATACTGTTTGCCACAAGACCTTCCCTTAAAGCTCTTATTATTGGAATACCACCTGCAACTGCCGCCTCAAAACCTATTCTTATTCCTTTTTCCTCAGCAAGTAAAAAAACATCTTTTCCTTTTTCTGCGAGAAGGGCTTTATTTGCTGTTACTACATGCTTTCCTTTTTTTATACATTCTGTTATTAGATTATAAGGAAACTCTATTCCTCCGGTCAGTTCTACAACTATGTCTATATCTTTATCTTCTGTTATCTCTTCAAGGGAGTATGCTTTTTTTTCTTCCGGTAAGGGATACGGAAAACTTTTATTCCAGTTTCTTGTAAACACCTTTTTTAGATTTATCTGTATCCCGCTTTTTTTTATGAGAAGTTCTTTTTTTTCCTCTAAAATTCTGGCAACACCGTTTCCAACAACTCCATAACCAACAATACCTACATTAATCTGTTTCAATATAACCTCCTCATTCTGTTTTTGAGAGGAATATGTGAACTACAGGCATATTTTTAAAAATTCTTACAGGAAAGTCATTTACATTTTGAAGGCAGAGAGTTATGTTCCCCTCGTATCCATGTTCAAGCCAGCCTGCATTTATAAGAGATAGACCCATCCTTGCAAGTCTAAATTTTGGCTGTAAAAAGACAGTAATATTTTCAGGAACAGATATATACTCTAAAGTCTCGATTATAAGAAATTTAGCCGGTTCAATAACGATTCCCTGTTCAGATATAAAATCTTTTTCCAATATATTCAGATAAGGATTTTTAGGGTCTAAGATTTGCAACTCAGGTTCTATTTCTTTTGGATATCGGTAAAACCTGTCTGATGTTCTCAGATCTATAGAGGAGGGCTGCAGCTGCAGCTCCTCATCAAAAGGGTCTATCTTAATTGAACCTATTCTGATAAGCTCTTTAATCTGCTGATATTTTAAAATCAATTTACTTACCTGCCAGTCTGAGAACTTCTTTTACTAATTTCTCTATTCCTTCAGCGACATCTTTTATAGTTTTCCCTTCCATGTAAGCAGGAGTAGAAACAATTTTGTGCTCTTCATCAACGAGAGCTTCAGAAACAGGACAGACAAGATGTTGCTGTCCCATAGCTTCTATAGCTTTGGCAACCTGCTCATCGCTACCTATAGTCAGCTTTACTTTGGCTTCTCTCAAAGCAGCAGCTACAATGACAGGAGATATACAAACCGCTCCTATAGGCTTTCCTTTTTCAAATAGCTCAACAAGAAGTCTTTTTACTTCAGGTATAACATCTGCTTCTGCTCCCTTTTCTAAAAAAGTAGAGAAATTTTTTGCAACTCCGTATCCACCGGGCATAATTAGAGCATCTATATCATCTGCAGAAACCTCATTTATATCCTTTATATCTCCTCTTGCAATTCTCGCAGCCTCAACAAGAACATTTCTTGTTTCATTCATCTTCTCTCCGTTAAGATGATTTATCACCTCTTTTTGAGGGATATTAGGAGCCATACATACTATTTCAGCACCTTCTCTGTCTAAAAAATAGAGTGTAAGAGTTGCCTCATGTATTTCAGCCCCATCAAACACTCCACATCCTGATAATAAAACTCCTACTCTCATAATTCCACCCCCTTTTATGAAATTTGACTGAATTTATTGTAAACTAAATTATTGAAAGAATTAATAGGAGGCAAGGAATGTATCAACTGGAAGTTGTTACACCTAAAGGTATTGTTTTTCAGGGAGAAGTTGAGCAAACAGTGATAAACACATCTGACGGTGAAATAGGAATTTTAGAAAACCATATGCTTTTACTTACAAATGTTGTTCCTGGAAAACTGAGAATAGAAAGACCTGAACAAGAACCAATAGAGCTTGCTGTAACATACGGAAATATAGACGTCAGGGGAGATAGAGTAATAGTTCTTGTTGAAGAGGCTTTTGAGTTTGGAGAGATAAATGTAGAACAGGAGAAAAAAATATTAGAAGAAGCTACAGCAAAACTTGAACAAAGGGAAACCCTTTCTCTTGAAGAGATAGAAAATTTTGAAAAGATGAAAGAAAGAGCAGAAGTTTTACTTGAGCTTGCCGGTGTCAAAGTAAGATAAATGGAAATAAAACCTAAAGAAAATGAAACTCTGACACCTTTTATAAGAGGAAAATTACAGGTAATTCAGAGTAAAGAAGGATACAGATTTAACGTCGATAGTGTTTTTTTAGCTTCGTTTGTCAATATCCCAGACAGAAAATCAAATCTTATAGATTTAGGAACAGGTTCTGGCATTATACTGCTTCTTCTGTCTTTAAAATATAAAAATATCAATCTATTTGGGGTCGAGCTTCAGGAAACTCTTTTTTCTCAGGCATGGAGAAATATCCAGTTAAACAAAGTAAAAGCCCAGCTTTTTAAAGGGGATATCAGAGAAATCAGGAGAATTTTCAAGCCAGAAACCTTTGATCATGTGGTTTTCAATCCTCCTTACCATACACCAGAAAAAGAAGTAGAACCTACAGAAAAAAATATAGCAAGATACGAGATAGAAGGAAAGCTAAGGGATTTTATAAAAGCAGCAGGCTATCTTCTGAAACAAAAAGGAAAACTATTCCTAATATTTCCATCTACAAAGCTATCATCAGTTATCTCTTTATTAATTGAAAGGGAAATACAACCTAAAAGATACAGATTTGTTCACCCTACCAGAGAAGAAAAAGCAACACATATTCTTGTTGAAGGAGTAAAAGGAGGAAAAGCCGGAGGGGAGATCATTGAAAAACCACTTATAGTTTATGAGGATCCTTATAAAAAAATATACACCCCTGAGGTAGAATTTCTGCTGGAAAAATTCAGTGAGGTGGAAAGTTGAAAAAACTTGCAATCATATCCCTGATAGAAGGAATATCTCTTATTATTCTTGTCTTTATCGGAATGCCTCTCAAATATATATGGGGCTACAAAATAGCCACGATGATTTTTGGTTCTATACACGGAGTTTTGTGGCTTATATTTCTATTTATCCTTTATAAAGTCAGAAAAGAGTATAACTTAGACAACAGTTTCACCGTAAAGATGCTCGTGTTCTCGGTAATACCTTTTGGTCTCATTCCTATGGAAAAAATGATAAGAGATTTTAATGGTAAAATAGATAAAAACCAAAAAGAAGGAGAGTTTATCAATGCCTAAACTTGTTCTTGTAAGACATGGACAGTCTATATGGAATCTCCAAAACAGATTTACAGGGTGGATCGACGTTCCTTTAACAGAAAAAGGAAAAGAAGAAGCATACAAAGCAGGTGAATTACTGAAAGATATTAGATTTGATGTTGCTTATACCTCTATGCTTACAAGAGCACAGGAAACTCTCAGAATAATACTTGAAACTGTAGGACTTTTAATACCTGTTATAAAAGATGAAGCCTTAAATGAAAGACATTACGGCGCCCTTCAGGGTCTCAATAAGGACAGGGCAAGAGAAAAGTGGGGTAAAGAGATCGTTCATCTGTGGAGAAGATCCTACGATATACCACCGCCTGAGGGGGAATCCCTCAAAGATACTGCAGAGAGAACAATACCATTTCTTGAAAGGGCTATAATGGGAGATATAAAAGACGGAAGAGATGTTCTTGTTGTTGCACATGGAAACTCTTTAAGATCAATAGTAATGTATCTTGAGAAGCTTGGACCTGATGAAATCATAAAAGTAGAAATACCTACAGGAACACCTATAGTGTATGAGCTTGATGAAAATGAAAACATAATAAGCAAAGAAATAAGACATTTAGAGGAGTAATATGAGCTATCTTGTAGCTGCCAACTGGAAAATGAACAAAACTGTAGGGGATACACTTGAGTATTTAGAGCTTTTTTTACCTTCCGTTAAAGATTTAACAAAAGTTGAGATAATGATAGCACCTCCATTTACAGCACTCTCTTCTGCTTCTATAAAACTTGATGCTGCAAAAAAAGAGGGAGAGTATAATGTCAAGTTAGGTGCCCAGAATATGTACTTTGAGGAAAAAGGAGCATTCACAGGTGAGATTTCTCCTGTCATGCTTACAGAACTTGAAGTAGATTATGTAATTCTGGGACACTCAGAAAGAAGGCATATATTTGGAGAAAAGGATGAACTTATTAATAAAAAGGTGATATCTGCTGTTGAACACGGAATAAGACCTATTCTGTGTGTGGGT
This genomic stretch from Persephonella hydrogeniphila harbors:
- the hemL gene encoding glutamate-1-semialdehyde 2,1-aminomutase, producing the protein MKTDKSRALFKEAQKYLVGGVNSPVRAFKALGMEPLFIEKGKGSRVWDVDGNEFIDYVLSWGPLILGHANDQIINAIKHVSNYGTSFGAPTELEIEMAKAVVEAVPSVEMVRFVNSGTEATMSAIRLARGYTGKKKIIKFEGCYHGHGDSLLVSAGSGVATLGIPGTPGIPEELAQLTIVLPYNDIDAVEEAFRKHGDDIACVILEPVAGNMGVVAPPKEYHTRLRELTREYGALLIWDEVMTGFRLALGGAQELYEIDPDLTTMGKVIGAGLPVGAYGGKKEIMMHVAPEGPVYQAGTLSGNPLAMAAGLRQLQILKEKNPYPELDQKGKKLEDGFNYLIDKYGVKATVNRVGSMITMFFTDKEVKNFEDAKSSDLELFNKFYRLMLERGVYLAPSQFEASFLSTAHSEEDISDTLNAVEDTFKNL
- a CDS encoding lysophospholipid acyltransferase family protein — encoded protein: MTYLLAKALFSVFSSLDRESNLRLGELIGSLFWNAGYRKKVILKNLDIAFPEKDLNWKKKTGKSSLQNIGRTLTEFSKIPDYIKTGQIKDIFTVEKGREILEIEGGKIIITAHIGNWEIGGAGLSYMYGNVVSLAYRIKNKKLNQLITEIRESSGMKIIFHDQPLKDFLKSLKDEKTVVFLADQNALRHRGVFVDFFGLPASTVSFPAKLAVRYGVPVFFAYQYYDYETKVYRGIIKEINWKKSEDTDRSIKNLVQAYTKEIEDAVRKHPDQYFWVHKRWKTRPEGELENIYSD
- a CDS encoding NUDIX hydrolase; this encodes METKWEFSAGGVVYRKNEEGEIEILLIRVKNRWSFPKGNIERGEPRAEAALREVKEETGVDAEIVEYLGEVDYWYSMELYRIHKFVYYYLMRYKGGDIIPQKEEIDEAKFIPLKEVEKTLTYPTDKKIFERALEVLKKIGEI
- a CDS encoding SLC13 family permease, whose protein sequence is MSIKSIEKFRREIGLILAPFLSVLVYLMPLDLPTDAHIVFSIMVFCIVFWLTEVIPLSITALLGVTAAVVFGVVSIKEAFLSLGHPVILLFIGSFLIAQAMTKHGLDRRFALNLLSKEFFLKSPIRLIAGFSIIAFILSMWVSNTATTAMLLPLVLGIVHMFRQKKIGETGKFAVFALLAVAYSASIGGATTLIGTPTNLIGAGFLKEEGYDVDFLKWFLLAAPITVLSYISMLLYIKFHVRNFKLDYHKIKKLIAEEKKELPRISLGEKNTVFVFFLAAFLWIIPGLANLLGNKELYSFLKAHIPEAVVALIAAILLFLLPAKKGEGTLTAKDLKELDWDTILLFGGGIALGKLIIKTGLAAYIGKHVAAIVSPEFVVLFIFILVISMIFLTEISSNTATVITFAPILIGILKELNIDLFYPIFGIIIAASFAFMLPIATPPNAIIYGSRLVPLSKMVKVGFFMNIIGSVIITTFILIYMK
- a CDS encoding homoserine dehydrogenase, coding for MKQINVGIVGYGVVGNGVARILEEKKELLIKKSGIQINLKKVFTRNWNKSFPYPLPEEKKAYSLEEITEDKDIDIVVELTGGIEFPYNLITECIKKGKHVVTANKALLAEKGKDVFLLAEEKGIRIGFEAAVAGGIPIIRALREGLVANSIERIYGILNGTTNYILTKMLKEKKDFNSVLKEAQELGYAEADPTLDINGTDAAHKIAILASLSYGGFIDFSGIYVEGIEKVNNLDISLGRELGYTLKLLAIAKSHNGEIEVRVHPTFLPSEHPLAKVDGVYNAVMVEGDSVGETMFYGKGAGSLPTASSVISDIVDIGKSIALGVGREIEVTSMNWEHKDLSLTKVSDFYTRYYLRFTVPDVTGVLARVAAVFAKYSISIAAVIQKEKVLSFTGEKKEKVVPLVILTHTASENNIQKAIKEIEQEKITVEKTVLIRVEDEEI
- the dcd gene encoding dCTP deaminase: MILKYQQIKELIRIGSIKIDPFDEELQLQPSSIDLRTSDRFYRYPKEIEPELQILDPKNPYLNILEKDFISEQGIVIEPAKFLIIETLEYISVPENITVFLQPKFRLARMGLSLINAGWLEHGYEGNITLCLQNVNDFPVRIFKNMPVVHIFLSKTE
- the elbB gene encoding isoprenoid biosynthesis glyoxalase ElbB, with protein sequence MRVGVLLSGCGVFDGAEIHEATLTLYFLDREGAEIVCMAPNIPQKEVINHLNGEKMNETRNVLVEAARIARGDIKDINEVSADDIDALIMPGGYGVAKNFSTFLEKGAEADVIPEVKRLLVELFEKGKPIGAVCISPVIVAAALREAKVKLTIGSDEQVAKAIEAMGQQHLVCPVSEALVDEEHKIVSTPAYMEGKTIKDVAEGIEKLVKEVLRLAGK
- the atpC gene encoding ATP synthase F1 subunit epsilon — encoded protein: MYQLEVVTPKGIVFQGEVEQTVINTSDGEIGILENHMLLLTNVVPGKLRIERPEQEPIELAVTYGNIDVRGDRVIVLVEEAFEFGEINVEQEKKILEEATAKLEQRETLSLEEIENFEKMKERAEVLLELAGVKVR
- a CDS encoding tRNA1(Val) (adenine(37)-N6)-methyltransferase gives rise to the protein MEIKPKENETLTPFIRGKLQVIQSKEGYRFNVDSVFLASFVNIPDRKSNLIDLGTGSGIILLLLSLKYKNINLFGVELQETLFSQAWRNIQLNKVKAQLFKGDIREIRRIFKPETFDHVVFNPPYHTPEKEVEPTEKNIARYEIEGKLRDFIKAAGYLLKQKGKLFLIFPSTKLSSVISLLIEREIQPKRYRFVHPTREEKATHILVEGVKGGKAGGEIIEKPLIVYEDPYKKIYTPEVEFLLEKFSEVES
- a CDS encoding DUF3817 domain-containing protein — protein: MKKLAIISLIEGISLIILVFIGMPLKYIWGYKIATMIFGSIHGVLWLIFLFILYKVRKEYNLDNSFTVKMLVFSVIPFGLIPMEKMIRDFNGKIDKNQKEGEFINA
- a CDS encoding 2,3-bisphosphoglycerate-dependent phosphoglycerate mutase, whose amino-acid sequence is MPKLVLVRHGQSIWNLQNRFTGWIDVPLTEKGKEEAYKAGELLKDIRFDVAYTSMLTRAQETLRIILETVGLLIPVIKDEALNERHYGALQGLNKDRAREKWGKEIVHLWRRSYDIPPPEGESLKDTAERTIPFLERAIMGDIKDGRDVLVVAHGNSLRSIVMYLEKLGPDEIIKVEIPTGTPIVYELDENENIISKEIRHLEE
- the tpiA gene encoding triose-phosphate isomerase; translated protein: MSYLVAANWKMNKTVGDTLEYLELFLPSVKDLTKVEIMIAPPFTALSSASIKLDAAKKEGEYNVKLGAQNMYFEEKGAFTGEISPVMLTELEVDYVILGHSERRHIFGEKDELINKKVISAVEHGIRPILCVGETIEEREQGKTLSVVERQIRNGLAGVERDMVYIDIAYEPVWAIGTGVNATPQQAQEVHRFIRSLINEISKGNDSKTRILYGGSVNEKNARELIKEPNIDGFLVGTASLDPERFYKIITEVLEV